One stretch of Muribaculum intestinale DNA includes these proteins:
- a CDS encoding Wzz/FepE/Etk N-terminal domain-containing protein, with protein sequence MTEDKINNDNEVEEKEIDLLDLASRLWDQRRKLIKWSICGAVIGLVVAFSIPREYVTSVTLAPESNGAKLPGGGLGALASMAGINTGAEAGMDAVYPMLYPDVVSSVPFITSLFDVEITTKEDGKKMTVQQFMEDETSAPWWSVILGLPGKLIGLLKSVDEADENHKLDSFQLTQDESLLVDALNQRISAAVDAKTSVVSIDVKMQDPLVSAVLADTVVSRLKEYITAYRTNKAREDLEYAEKLNKEAKDNYYKMQQKYADYLDRNQGIAFHSAQTVKERLANEATLAFNLYNQTAQHVQSAQAKVQETTPVYAIITPPTVPIKPASPKKLLILIGFTFLGFAACAAWILSVSPFLTQYKEKQLAKTAEIRQDGNSTARD encoded by the coding sequence ATGACAGAGGATAAGATAAACAACGATAATGAGGTGGAAGAGAAGGAAATAGACCTTCTTGATCTTGCCTCCAGACTGTGGGATCAGCGCAGAAAGCTCATAAAGTGGAGCATCTGCGGGGCCGTGATTGGACTTGTAGTCGCATTCAGCATCCCTCGCGAATATGTTACATCAGTAACACTTGCCCCCGAAAGCAACGGTGCGAAATTGCCCGGCGGAGGCCTGGGCGCTCTCGCATCGATGGCCGGAATCAATACCGGAGCAGAAGCCGGCATGGACGCAGTATACCCTATGCTGTATCCCGACGTGGTAAGCTCGGTTCCGTTCATAACAAGCCTCTTCGACGTCGAGATAACGACTAAGGAAGATGGCAAGAAAATGACCGTCCAGCAGTTTATGGAAGACGAAACAAGCGCACCCTGGTGGAGCGTGATTCTCGGACTCCCCGGAAAACTTATCGGTCTTCTCAAATCGGTTGATGAAGCTGACGAAAACCATAAGCTCGACAGTTTCCAGCTCACACAGGACGAAAGTCTCCTTGTCGATGCTCTCAACCAAAGAATATCCGCGGCTGTAGATGCCAAGACATCTGTTGTGTCGATTGACGTCAAAATGCAGGACCCGCTCGTATCGGCAGTCCTCGCCGACACAGTAGTATCACGACTCAAGGAGTACATCACAGCCTACCGTACCAATAAAGCCCGCGAGGACCTCGAATACGCCGAAAAGCTTAACAAAGAGGCCAAGGACAACTACTACAAAATGCAGCAGAAGTATGCCGACTATCTCGACCGCAACCAGGGCATAGCCTTCCACTCGGCCCAGACAGTCAAGGAACGCCTTGCAAACGAAGCGACTCTGGCATTCAACCTGTATAACCAGACAGCCCAGCACGTACAGAGCGCTCAGGCAAAGGTGCAGGAAACAACACCGGTATACGCCATAATCACTCCGCCCACAGTGCCCATAAAACCCGCAAGTCCCAAGAAACTGTTGATTCTCATCGGATTTACATTCCTTGGATTCGCAGCCTGCGCCGCATGGATTCTGTCGGTATCTCCTTTCCTGACACAGTACAAGGAGAAACAGCTTGCCAAAACTGCCGAAATCCGTCAGGATGGCAATTCCACAGCAAGAGACTGA
- a CDS encoding SLBB domain-containing protein yields MKIRRVILSLFMACTLMAAAMTDQQVIDYIKQQTAAGKSNQQIGKELMAKGVTREQAQRIKEKFESQQNSETSPTTQSISQAKAERRHNVNNDIASESMIDIGREVDEGQDGQVSARQIYGHKVFNSRALTFEPSENIATPQNYRLGPGDEVIIDIWGTSEDHLRQTISPEGSIMISQIGPVYLNGMTINDANKHIKNAFSKKYAGMEDAETDIQVTLGQVRTIQVDILGEVATPGTFRMSPFASVFHALYRAGGINDIGSLRNIQVLRNGKKVAGVDIYEYLFDGKTNGNIRLQEGDVIIVPPYDQLVSIDGNVKRPMYYEIKPDETIKSLLEYSGGFTGDAYEGMVRLARQSGTENELYNIERGEFASYRLQDGDIITVGTILDRYANRVELKGAVYRPGMFAIGKDINTVSDLVKKADGVTDDAYTDRVLLYREGPDLELQIMALDLKDILEGRAKDVTLKRNDVLVISSIHELEERGALSIGGQVARPGSYPFAANTTLEDLIFQAGGLLEGASTARVDISRRIVDPTSTQQTQQISEIYTVSIENGLALNSGKGFKLMPYDHVEVRKSPGYNAQESVSVRGEVLFDGSYVLQKRNERLTDIIKRAGGILDEAYIKGAYLTRRLSEDELASRREVLRLAMANSGPGMGDSIALSKINVSPTYNVGINLEKAIQNPGSHYDVVLQPGDALFIPEQQSTVKIAGDVMFPNTVVYEPGKKLSYYIDQAGGYGQRARKNKAFIVYLNGTVAKAKRGTPIEPGCQIIVPSKPDTSNTDWTKILTLATSFSSVAALGATITNIFK; encoded by the coding sequence TGACCGACCAACAGGTGATAGACTACATCAAGCAGCAGACTGCTGCCGGAAAAAGCAACCAACAGATCGGAAAAGAACTGATGGCTAAAGGTGTGACTCGCGAACAGGCTCAAAGAATCAAAGAAAAATTTGAGTCGCAGCAGAACAGCGAGACCTCACCTACCACACAGAGCATCTCTCAAGCAAAAGCCGAACGTCGCCACAATGTCAACAATGACATTGCTTCGGAGTCAATGATTGACATAGGCCGTGAAGTAGACGAAGGCCAGGACGGACAGGTATCGGCACGCCAGATTTACGGACATAAGGTATTTAACTCGCGCGCGCTCACATTCGAGCCCAGCGAGAATATCGCCACACCCCAGAATTACCGTCTCGGCCCGGGCGATGAAGTGATTATCGACATATGGGGCACCTCGGAGGACCACCTGCGCCAGACAATCTCGCCGGAAGGCAGCATCATGATTTCCCAGATTGGCCCGGTCTACCTCAACGGAATGACTATCAACGATGCGAACAAACACATCAAGAACGCATTCTCAAAAAAATATGCCGGAATGGAAGATGCCGAGACCGACATTCAGGTAACACTCGGTCAGGTACGCACCATACAGGTCGACATTCTTGGCGAAGTAGCCACCCCCGGTACATTCCGCATGTCGCCGTTCGCATCGGTGTTCCATGCGCTCTACCGTGCAGGAGGCATCAACGACATCGGCTCACTGCGTAACATCCAGGTACTCCGCAACGGCAAGAAAGTAGCCGGAGTCGACATCTACGAATATCTCTTCGACGGCAAGACCAACGGCAATATACGTCTTCAGGAAGGCGACGTAATCATCGTACCTCCCTACGACCAGCTTGTAAGCATCGACGGCAATGTAAAGCGCCCGATGTATTACGAAATCAAGCCTGACGAAACCATAAAATCTCTGCTTGAATATTCCGGCGGATTCACAGGCGACGCATATGAAGGCATGGTAAGACTGGCACGTCAGTCAGGCACTGAAAACGAACTATACAACATCGAACGCGGTGAATTCGCATCATACCGTCTTCAGGACGGCGACATCATCACCGTAGGCACGATTCTTGACCGCTACGCCAACCGTGTGGAACTGAAAGGTGCAGTATACCGCCCCGGCATGTTTGCCATCGGCAAGGATATCAACACAGTAAGCGACCTCGTAAAAAAAGCCGACGGTGTGACCGACGACGCATACACCGACCGTGTGCTCCTCTATCGCGAAGGTCCGGATCTGGAACTACAGATAATGGCCCTCGACCTCAAGGACATACTTGAAGGCAGAGCCAAGGATGTAACCCTAAAGCGCAACGACGTGCTTGTAATCTCAAGCATTCACGAACTTGAAGAGCGTGGCGCACTCTCAATAGGCGGCCAGGTGGCACGTCCAGGCTCATATCCTTTTGCAGCCAACACTACCCTCGAAGACCTCATTTTTCAGGCCGGCGGCCTTCTCGAAGGCGCGTCCACAGCCCGCGTAGATATCTCACGAAGAATCGTCGACCCCACTTCGACACAGCAGACCCAGCAGATTTCGGAAATCTATACCGTATCAATCGAAAACGGTCTGGCTCTGAACAGCGGCAAAGGATTCAAACTTATGCCTTATGACCATGTCGAGGTAAGAAAGAGCCCCGGATACAACGCTCAGGAATCAGTCTCAGTAAGAGGCGAGGTGCTTTTCGACGGCAGCTATGTGCTCCAGAAGCGCAACGAGCGTCTGACCGACATAATCAAGCGCGCCGGAGGTATACTTGACGAGGCATACATCAAGGGTGCATACCTCACACGACGTCTATCCGAGGACGAACTTGCATCACGTAGAGAAGTACTCCGCCTTGCCATGGCAAACAGCGGTCCCGGCATGGGCGACTCTATCGCACTAAGCAAAATCAACGTATCTCCCACCTACAATGTAGGGATCAACCTTGAGAAGGCTATCCAGAATCCAGGCTCGCACTACGACGTCGTGCTTCAGCCCGGCGACGCGCTATTCATCCCCGAACAGCAGAGTACAGTCAAGATAGCCGGCGACGTGATGTTCCCCAACACCGTAGTATACGAGCCTGGTAAAAAACTCAGCTACTACATCGACCAGGCCGGCGGCTACGGACAGCGCGCCCGCAAAAACAAAGCGTTTATCGTATATCTCAACGGTACTGTGGCTAAAGCAAAACGCGGCACCCCTATCGAACCCGGATGTCAGATTATCGTGCCCTCGAAGCCCGACACCTCAAATACCGACTGGACAAAGATTCTCACACTCGCTACCTCATTCTCTTCTGTAGCCGCATTGGGAGCGACCATCACCAACATCTTCAAATAA